In the genome of Cryptomeria japonica chromosome 8, Sugi_1.0, whole genome shotgun sequence, one region contains:
- the LOC131067029 gene encoding uncharacterized protein LOC131067029 — protein sequence MEKVKIAKLQMLRRDFETIYMKESNTIDSFFTQIIGLVNQIRSHGENLEERRVVEKILRSLPTRFESIVVAIEETKNLSQFPVDELHASLISHEHRLSRSTNSNLEHAFKTQVSISHDRGRGRTNFRGRGRNAYRDGRGSPSNSSGRGSSPSSSSGRGNYQKSTQNQLQSQRYDKSSVQCHYCKKFGHYINECRKKQYDSRQQSANFTKENQTQDNMFIACNVAQESEKDIWFLDSGCSNHMTGNLEMFSSLDESVKSDVTLGNDNKVSVMVKGSVNILTKMGVKKYILDVYFVPGLKHNLMSIGKLIQKGIEFISRTKNAQF from the coding sequence atggaaaaggtaaaaatagcTAAGTTGCAAATGTTAAGAAGAGATTTTGAGACCATCTACATGAAAGAATCAAATACAATAGACTCATTTTTCACTCAAATCATTGGATTAGTAAACCAAATCAGATCTCATGGTGAAAACCTTGAAGAAAGAAGAGTGGTTGAAAAGATTTTGAGAAGTTTGCCTACAAGATTTGAATCTATTGTGGTGGCCATAGAAGAGACAAAGAATCTATCACAATTTCCAGTGGATGAGCTTCATGCTTCACTCATTTCTCATGAGCATAGACTGAGTAGgtcaacaaattcaaatttggagcATGCATTCAAGACACAAGTTTCAATCAGCCATGATAGAGGTAGGGGAAGaacaaatttcagaggtagaggaagaaatgcATATAGAGATGGAAGAGGCAGCCCATCAAACTCAAGTGGAAGAGGTAGCAGCCCATCAAGCTCAAGTGGAAGAGGCAACTATCAAAAATCAACTCAAAATCAGCTCCAAAGCCAAAGGTATGACAAATCATCAGTCCAATGTCattattgcaagaaatttgggcattacattaatgaatgtagaaagaagcaATATGATTCTAGACAACAAAGTGCAAATTTTACCAAGGAAAATCAAACTCAGGATAACATGTTCATAGCTTGTAATGTTGCACAAGAAAGTGAGAAAGATATATGGTTTTTAGATTCGGGTTGTAGCAATCATATGACTGGAAATTTGGAAATGTTTTCTAGTTTGGATGAGAGTGTAAAATCAGATGTAACATTGGGGAATGACAACAAAGTTTCAGTTATGGTTAAAGGAAGTGTCAACATTCTAACCAAAATGGGGGTGAAAAAGTATATTTTAGATGTGTATTTTGTTCCTGGACTGAAACATAACTTAATGAGTATAGGGAAGCTCATTCAAAAGGGTATAGAGTTTATTTCAAGAACAaagaatgcacaattttag